From a single Diceros bicornis minor isolate mBicDic1 chromosome 6, mDicBic1.mat.cur, whole genome shotgun sequence genomic region:
- the ZNF32 gene encoding zinc finger protein 32 isoform X2, which yields MTESHHKYDHSEATGSSSWDFQNSFRREKLEQKSPDSKALEEDSPGVRQRVYECQECGKSFRQKGSLTLHERIHTGQKPFECTHCGKSFRAKGNLVTHQRIHTGEKPYQCKECGKSFSQRGSLAVHERLHTGQKPYECAICQRSFRNQSNLAVHRRVHSGEKPYRCDQCGKAFSQKGSLIVHIRVHTGLKPYACAQCRKSFHTRGNCLLHGKIHTGETPYLCGQCGKSFTQRGSLAVHQRSCSQRLTL from the coding sequence ATGACAGAATCCCACCACAAATATGATCACTCTGAGGCCACAGGATCTTCAAGCTGGGATTTTCAGAATTCTTTCAGAAGAGAGAAGCTGGAACAAAAATCCCCAGATTCTAAGGCACTAGAGGAAGATTCGCCTGGAGTGAGACAGAGGGTCTATGAGTGCCAGGAATGTGGAAAATCCTTCAGGCAGAAGGGTAGTCTAACATTACATGAGAGAATCCACACTGGTCAAAAGCCCTTTGAGTGTACCCACTGTGGAAAAAGCTTCAGGGCCAAAGGCAATCTTGTTACACATCAGCGAATACACACAGGAGAGAAGCCCTATCAGTGCAAGGAGTGTGGGAAAAGCTTTAGTCAACGAGGTAGTCTGGCCGTTCATGAAAGACTCCATACTGGGCAGAAACCCTATGAGTGTGCCATTTGTCAGAGAAGCTTCAGAAATCAAAGTAACCTTGCTGTTCATAGAAGAGTTCACAGTGGTGAGAAGCCCTATAGATGTGATCAGTGTGGAAAAGCCTTCAGCCAGAAAGGAAGCTTAATTGTTCACATCAGAGTCCACACAGGCCTGAAACCCTATGCCTGCGCACAATGCAGGAAGAGTTTCCACACCAGGGGGAATTGTCTCCTTCATGGCAAAATCCACACAGGAGAGACACCCTATCTGTGTGGCCAGTGTGGGAAAAGCTTCACTCAGAGAGGGAGTCTGGCTGTGCACCAGCGAAGCTGCTCACAAAGGCTCACCCTATGA
- the ZNF32 gene encoding zinc finger protein 32 isoform X1 — MFGFPTATLLDCHGRYAQNVAFFNVMTESHHKYDHSEATGSSSWDFQNSFRREKLEQKSPDSKALEEDSPGVRQRVYECQECGKSFRQKGSLTLHERIHTGQKPFECTHCGKSFRAKGNLVTHQRIHTGEKPYQCKECGKSFSQRGSLAVHERLHTGQKPYECAICQRSFRNQSNLAVHRRVHSGEKPYRCDQCGKAFSQKGSLIVHIRVHTGLKPYACAQCRKSFHTRGNCLLHGKIHTGETPYLCGQCGKSFTQRGSLAVHQRSCSQRLTL, encoded by the exons ATGTTTGGATTTCCAACAGCTACCCTGCTGGACTGTCATGGAAGATATGCCCAGAATGTAGCATTTTTCA ATGTGATGACAGAATCCCACCACAAATATGATCACTCTGAGGCCACAGGATCTTCAAGCTGGGATTTTCAGAATTCTTTCAGAAGAGAGAAGCTGGAACAAAAATCCCCAGATTCTAAGGCACTAGAGGAAGATTCGCCTGGAGTGAGACAGAGGGTCTATGAGTGCCAGGAATGTGGAAAATCCTTCAGGCAGAAGGGTAGTCTAACATTACATGAGAGAATCCACACTGGTCAAAAGCCCTTTGAGTGTACCCACTGTGGAAAAAGCTTCAGGGCCAAAGGCAATCTTGTTACACATCAGCGAATACACACAGGAGAGAAGCCCTATCAGTGCAAGGAGTGTGGGAAAAGCTTTAGTCAACGAGGTAGTCTGGCCGTTCATGAAAGACTCCATACTGGGCAGAAACCCTATGAGTGTGCCATTTGTCAGAGAAGCTTCAGAAATCAAAGTAACCTTGCTGTTCATAGAAGAGTTCACAGTGGTGAGAAGCCCTATAGATGTGATCAGTGTGGAAAAGCCTTCAGCCAGAAAGGAAGCTTAATTGTTCACATCAGAGTCCACACAGGCCTGAAACCCTATGCCTGCGCACAATGCAGGAAGAGTTTCCACACCAGGGGGAATTGTCTCCTTCATGGCAAAATCCACACAGGAGAGACACCCTATCTGTGTGGCCAGTGTGGGAAAAGCTTCACTCAGAGAGGGAGTCTGGCTGTGCACCAGCGAAGCTGCTCACAAAGGCTCACCCTATGA